TAGCCCTCTCGACCACTCGCGACGTACGTTTGCCGCAGAACTTTTTTTCGCCGTGCCTGTGCAGAGTTATTTCCCCTTCTTGTCAGCACCGTCTCCGACGACGGGCTCGAACCTGTCAACTTTCCATTTGCACTGAAGTGGTGTAGGCCCACGCGCCTTCCGCCAATACTGCGTGGGAAATCCATACGTGGGATCAAACTCGCCGTGCAAGGTGATCGTGACGTTCGATTTTACGGCGAAGCCGCCGGGACGCGCGGCCTTAGCTAGGTCTTCGCGAATCATCTTGAACTGATTGTTGATCGTAAAATCGTCCCAGAATCGTTGCTGACCCGGCACGCGACCATTCTCCAGGCACTTGGTGACCTCCCCGTCGCGTACCTCAACATAGATCTTCTTTGGTCTATCGCTTCCCTCGAATGTTAGCTCCAAGTCGTAGTTTTGAATGTCGGCCGCACGCCACTTTTTGCGGGCTTCCTCGTAACCTGCCTGCTTAACCCGCGGCAGTTGGTCCGCGTGAAACAGATACCAAATGCCGATCGCTGCCATTGGCACCAGGATCACACTGGCGGCAATGGCCAGACCAATGATTCGACTTGTGCGCCGCGAGATGTCGCCGCGATGTTCGGTCATCTGGTGCATGGCGGTTTGTGCTGTCTGTAAGGTGCGGGTGTGGATTGTCTTCGATGGGGTGCGACAGCTGTCGTTCGCTGCGAAACTGGTTTTGACGACGACGCAGCGCCTTTGCCTCGACGGGCAATTCCCCAAAAATCACCCTGGCGACGTGCCGCTCCCCGAGGCCGTCCGCCATCTTCATTTATGGATCCCCGTATCGAACGAATCCGCGCGTCATGCTATCCGACTCCATGCGCCCAAG
Above is a genomic segment from Pirellulales bacterium containing:
- a CDS encoding DUF6174 domain-containing protein encodes the protein MHQMTEHRGDISRRTSRIIGLAIAASVILVPMAAIGIWYLFHADQLPRVKQAGYEEARKKWRAADIQNYDLELTFEGSDRPKKIYVEVRDGEVTKCLENGRVPGQQRFWDDFTINNQFKMIREDLAKAARPGGFAVKSNVTITLHGEFDPTYGFPTQYWRKARGPTPLQCKWKVDRFEPVVGDGADKKGK